A single genomic interval of Puntigrus tetrazona isolate hp1 chromosome 1, ASM1883169v1, whole genome shotgun sequence harbors:
- the smim14 gene encoding small integral membrane protein 14 isoform X3 yields the protein MNNNYAAQLDASGQIQINVSASYLPCTNRAFAVVAFLIFASRSLSKHRRNISRSWGPLPNTSVHKGAFALDLACAGGGSRGSVVTFRSSRFEANGFKSLRKRMAEGGFDPCECICSHEHAMRRLISLCQALTPLSKGTSLCP from the exons atgaataataattacGCCGCACAATTGGACGCCTCAGGACAGATACAAATCAACGTCAGCGCGAGCTACTTGCCATGCACGAACCGAGCCTTCGCCGTAGTAGCATTCCTAATTTTTGCTTCCCGATCATTATCAAAACACAGACGGAACATCAGCCGGAGCTGGGGCCCGTTGCCAAACACCAGTGTGCACAAGGGAGCATTCGCACTGGATTTGGCCTGTGCTGGCGGAGGCTCGCGGGGGTCAGTAGTCACATTTCGGTCCTCCAGGTTTGAGGCGAATGGTTTTAAATCCCTTCGA AAGAGGATGGCAGAGGGAGGTTTTGACCCCTGTGAGTGCATCTGCTCTCATGAACATGCCATGAGGAGACTCATCAGTCTG TGCCAGGCCCTAACTCCTCTGTCGAAGGGGACATCACTCTGCCCATGA
- the ube2kb gene encoding ubiquitin-conjugating enzyme E2Kb (UBC1 homolog, yeast): protein MRSGSVKCSAFLLRNITTCFNKEDKRCVLVYCLSFPDSHCARRCLYWSSANCFRRERERERGRERGVKVKYYQSLRTGGSKQRKRERERESDRERNQSAMANIAVQRIKREFKEVLKSEETSKNQIKVDLVDENFTELKGEIAGPPDTPYEGGRYQLEIKIPETYPFNPPKVRFITKIWHPNISSVTGAICLDILKDQWAAAMTLRTVLLSLQALLAAAEPDDPQDAVVANQYKQNPEMFKQTARLWSHVYAGAPVSSPEYTRKIDKLCAMGSDKNAVIVALSSKSWDVETATELLLSN from the exons ATGCGTTCTGGATCTGTCAAGTGCTCTGCTTTTCTGCTGCGTAATATCACCACCTGCTTCAACAAAGAGGACAAACGCTGTGTTCTAGTGTACTGTTTGAGTTTTCCAGACTCTCATTGTGCTCGCCGGTGTTTGTACTGGAGCTCAGCGAACTGtttcaggagagagagagagagagagagagggagagagagaggtgtgaaAGTGAAGTACTATCAGTCTTTGCGGACTGGAGGCTCAAAACAgcggaagagagaaagagagagagagagtgatagaGAGAGGAATCAATCAGCCATGGCAAATATCGCTGTGCAGAGGATCAAGCGAGAGTTCAAAGAAGTGCTGAAAAGCGAAGAG ACaagtaaaaatcaaataaaagtagATCTGGTGGATGAAAACTTCACAGAGTTAAAGGGAGAAATAGCAGGACCACCAGACACACCGTATGAAG gggGCAGATACCAGCTAGAAATCAAGATACCTGAGACATATCCTTTTAACCCACCCAAG GTGCGGTTTATTACTAAGATCTGGCATCCCAATATAAGTTCAGTTACTGGGGCGATATGTTTGGACATTTTAAAAGACCAGTG GGCTGCTGCTATGACTCTGCGAACAGTCCTGCTCTCACTACAGGCTCTGTTAGCTGCAGCGGAGCCAGACGATCCTCAAGACGCTGTGGTAGCCAATCAG TATAAGCAGAATCCAGAAATGTTCAAACAAACCGCTCGTCTCTGGTCTCACGTTTACGCCGGCGCTCCCGTGTCCAGTCCCGAGTACACACGCAAAATAGACAAACTCTGTGCAATGGGCTCCGACAAA AATGCAGTAATAGTAGCCTTGTCCTCAAAATCATGGGACGTGGAGACAGCGACAGAGCTGCTACTAAGCAACTGA
- the smim14 gene encoding small integral membrane protein 14 isoform X2: MHEPSLRRSSIPNFCFPIIIKTQTEHQPELGPVAKHQCAQGSIRTGFGLCWRRLAGKRMAEGGFDPCECICSHEHAMRRLISLLRQSQSYCTDTECLQEMPGPNSSVEGDITLPMIIMGWLVLALMLFLLRPASLRGPSASSKPSGPRGNRGREPPAPPVD, from the exons ATGCACGAACCGAGCCTTCGCCGTAGTAGCATTCCTAATTTTTGCTTCCCGATCATTATCAAAACACAGACGGAACATCAGCCGGAGCTGGGGCCCGTTGCCAAACACCAGTGTGCACAAGGGAGCATTCGCACTGGATTTGGCCTGTGCTGGCGGAGGCTCGCGGGG AAGAGGATGGCAGAGGGAGGTTTTGACCCCTGTGAGTGCATCTGCTCTCATGAACATGCCATGAGGAGACTCATCAGTCTG CTGAGACAGTCCCAGTCCTACTGTACAGACACAGAGTGCCTTCAGGAGA TGCCAGGCCCTAACTCCTCTGTCGAAGGGGACATCACTCTGCCCATGATTATTATGGGATGGCTAGTTCTAGCTCTCATGCTCTTCTTGCTCCGCCCAGCCAGCTTGAGAGGCCCTTCAGCCAGCAGCAAGCCCTCTGGTCCCCGCGGT AATCGCGGCAGAGAGCCACCAGCACCTCCTGTGGACTAG
- the smim14 gene encoding small integral membrane protein 14 isoform X1, with protein MAEGGFDPCECICSHEHAMRRLISLLRQSQSYCTDTECLQEMPGPNSSVEGDITLPMIIMGWLVLALMLFLLRPASLRGPSASSKPSGPRGNRGREPPAPPVD; from the exons ATGGCAGAGGGAGGTTTTGACCCCTGTGAGTGCATCTGCTCTCATGAACATGCCATGAGGAGACTCATCAGTCTG CTGAGACAGTCCCAGTCCTACTGTACAGACACAGAGTGCCTTCAGGAGA TGCCAGGCCCTAACTCCTCTGTCGAAGGGGACATCACTCTGCCCATGATTATTATGGGATGGCTAGTTCTAGCTCTCATGCTCTTCTTGCTCCGCCCAGCCAGCTTGAGAGGCCCTTCAGCCAGCAGCAAGCCCTCTGGTCCCCGCGGT AATCGCGGCAGAGAGCCACCAGCACCTCCTGTGGACTAG
- the ugdh gene encoding UDP-glucose 6-dehydrogenase, translating to MFQIKKICCIGAGYVGGPTCSVIASMCPEITVTVVDVNESRIKAWNSDTLPIYEPGLNEVVLSCRGKNLFFSTDIDTAIKEADLVFISVNTPTKTYGMGKGRAADLKFIEACARRIVEMSDGYKIVTEKSTVPVRAAESIRRIFDANTKPSLNLQVLSNPEFLAEGTAVKDLKDPDRVLIGGDETPEGQRAISALSAVYEHWVPKSRIITTNTWSSELSKLAANAFLAQRISSINSISALCESTGADVEEVARAIGMDQRIGSKFLKASVGFGGSCFQKDVLNLVYLCEALNLPEVASYWQQVIDMNEYQRKRFACRIIDCLFNTVTGKKIALLGFSFKKDTGDTRESSSIYISKYLMDEGAKLHIYDPKVLKEQIIQDLSQPSISGDSPERVSDLVTVTSDPYEACESAHALVICTEWDMFKDLDYEKIYLKMLKPAFIFDGRRVLDHLHPQLQNFGFQIETIGKKVTTRIPFTPSGGVPRISEPPNKKSKA from the exons atGTTTCAGATTAAAAAGATCTGCTGTATAGGCGCTGGGTATGTTGGAGGTCCGACATGTAGTGTCATTGCAAGCATGTGTCCCGAGATCACAGTAACAGTAGTGGACGTTAATGAATCCCGGATCAAAGCCTGGAACTCTGACACCCTGCCTATATACGAG CCGGGTCTCAATGAAGTAGTGTTGTCTTGCCGTGGGAAGAACCTCTTTTTCTCCACCGATATCGACACTGCCATTAAAGAGGCGGATCTGGTCTTCATTTCT GTAAACACCCCAACAAAGACGTATGGTATGGGCAAAGGTCGTGCTGCTGACTTGAAGTTTATTGAGGCATGTGCACGGCGGATTGTGGAGATGTCGGATGGGTATAAAATCGTTACGGAGAAGAGCACGGTGCCGGTCCGTGCTGCTGAGAGCATCCGCAGGATATTTGATGCAAACACCAAACCCAGCCTCAATTtgcag GTTCTCTCTAACCCAGAATTCCTTGCGGAGGGGACGGCAGTGAAGGACCTGAAGGACCCGGATCGTGTCCTGATAGGTGGAGATGAGACTCCAGAGGGCCAAAGGGCCATCAGCGCTCTCAGTGCAGTTTACGAGCACTGGGTCCCCAAATCACGCATAATCACCACCAACACCTGGTCCTCAGAACTTTCCAAACTg gctGCAAATGCATTCCTGGCTCAGCGCATCAGTAGTATAAACTCCATCTCTGCCTTGTGTGAATCCACTGGTGCTGATGTGGAGGAGGTGGCCAGAGCCATCGGCATGGATCAGCGCATTGGGAGCAAGTTCCTCAAAGCCAGCGTGG GTTTTGGAGGAAGTTGTTTTCAGAAGGATGTGCTGAATCTGGTATATCTATGTGAGGCACTGAATCTCCCAGAGGTTGCTTCATACTGGCAACAG GTGATCGACATGAACGAATACCAGAGAAAGAGATTTGCCTGTCGGATCATTGACTGCCTGTTTAACACCGTTACAGGGAAGAAGATCGCTTTGTTGGGTTTCTCCTTCAAGAAGGACACTGGAGACACCAG AGAGTCCTCCAGTATCTACATCTCTAAGTATCTGATGGACGAAGGAGCCAAGCTGCATATTTATGACCCTAAAGTGCTGAAGGAGCAGATAATCCAGGACCTGTCTCAACCCAGCATTTCCGGAGACAGCCCGGAGAGAG TGTCTGATCTTGTAacggtgacctctgacccctatGAGGCGTGTGAGAGTGCACATGCCCTGGTCATCTGCACGGAGTGGGACATGTTTAAG GATCTAGATTACGAGAAAATATACCTCAAGATGTTGAaaccagcatttatttttgatggtcGACGCGTCCTGGACCATCTGCACCCTCAGCTACAAAACTTTGGCTTTCAG ATCGAGACCATTGGAAAGAAGGTGACGACCCGAATTCCCTTCACACCATCTGGAGGAGTTCCACGAATCAGTGAACCACCCAACAAGAAATCCAAAGCCTAG